One segment of Bradyrhizobium sp. CB2312 DNA contains the following:
- a CDS encoding Zn-dependent hydrolase: MSRAATNLQIDSTRLWGSIHETAQFGATAKGGVKRLTLSSEDKQVRDWFRKACEEAGLEVHTDALGSQFGLRKGRDMSKLPVGIGSHLDTQPTGGKYDGILGTLGALEVIRTLNDAGIETEAPICIVNWTNEEGSRFAPAMMASAAYVGDFTTDDILSRKDIEGTTVGQALDSIGYRGDKPVGFQKLGCFVELHIEQGPILEAEGKTIGVVDSGQGVLWYDGKISGFESHAGSTPMPLRRDALATLSEIVLAMEAIAKKHGPNAVGTIGEAVIANPSRNVIPGEIAFTMDCRSADGAIMDALDRDLRAAIAEIAARRKVDVKIDLVWRKPPTHFDPKLIAAVENAAKTLGYSSRRITSGAGHDACNLNTVMPAAMVFVPCKDGISHNELEDATQPDCAAGTNVLMHTVLAIAGVAS; the protein is encoded by the coding sequence ATGAGCCGAGCCGCCACCAATCTGCAAATCGATTCCACCCGTCTCTGGGGCTCCATCCACGAGACCGCGCAGTTCGGTGCGACGGCCAAGGGCGGTGTGAAGCGGCTGACGCTGAGCAGCGAAGACAAGCAGGTGCGCGACTGGTTCCGCAAGGCCTGCGAAGAGGCAGGCCTGGAAGTGCACACCGATGCGCTCGGATCGCAGTTCGGCCTGCGCAAGGGCCGCGACATGTCGAAGCTGCCCGTCGGCATCGGTTCGCATCTCGACACCCAGCCGACCGGCGGCAAGTATGACGGCATTCTGGGGACGCTCGGCGCGCTCGAGGTGATCCGCACGCTGAACGATGCCGGCATCGAGACCGAGGCGCCGATCTGCATCGTCAACTGGACCAACGAGGAAGGTTCGCGCTTTGCGCCGGCGATGATGGCATCCGCCGCCTATGTCGGCGATTTCACCACCGACGACATCCTCTCGCGCAAGGATATCGAGGGCACCACCGTCGGCCAGGCGCTCGACAGCATCGGCTATCGCGGCGACAAGCCGGTCGGCTTCCAGAAGCTCGGTTGCTTTGTCGAGCTGCACATCGAGCAGGGCCCGATCCTGGAGGCCGAGGGCAAGACCATCGGCGTGGTCGATTCCGGCCAGGGCGTGCTCTGGTACGACGGCAAGATCTCCGGCTTCGAGAGCCATGCGGGATCGACGCCCATGCCGCTGCGCCGCGATGCGCTGGCGACGCTCTCGGAGATCGTGCTGGCGATGGAGGCCATCGCCAAGAAGCATGGGCCGAACGCGGTCGGCACCATCGGCGAGGCCGTGATCGCAAACCCCTCGCGCAATGTCATCCCCGGCGAGATCGCCTTCACCATGGATTGCCGCAGCGCCGATGGCGCGATCATGGATGCGCTCGACCGCGATCTGCGCGCCGCCATTGCCGAGATCGCCGCGCGCCGCAAGGTTGACGTGAAGATCGACCTGGTCTGGCGCAAGCCGCCGACGCATTTCGATCCCAAGCTCATTGCAGCCGTCGAGAACGCGGCCAAGACGCTCGGCTATTCCTCCCGCCGCATCACCTCCGGCGCCGGCCACGACGCCTGCAATCTCAACACCGTCATGCCGGCGGCGATGGTGTTCGTGCCCTGCAAGGACGGCATCAGCCACAACGAGCTGGAAGATGCCACCCAGCCCGACTGCGCCGCGGGCACCAACGTGCTCATGCATACCGTGCTGGCGATCGCCGGCGTCGCGTCCTGA
- a CDS encoding NAD(P)-dependent oxidoreductase — protein MRGVFVDANEALAVIMERLEKPGDPKVRIHRDPDIKPEQYPEILDGAEIAIVDHTALPTEVAKKCTGLKHVVFLGTGARSYMNPEELAELGISVHLIKGYGDTAVAESAIALMWSSARVIAMMDREMRAGNWLREDGMQLTGKTLGLIGFGGIAAEVARIASGSGMKVIAWNRSPKSHPGVEFTDLDSVLARSDVVSLHLLLNDETRGMITHEKIFAMKPGVILVNTARAAIVDEAAMIDALKSGHIRHAGLDVFNTEPLPADHPLTRIPNVTLSAHSAFRTPEASENLIEAAWVHCRRIVKG, from the coding sequence ATGCGCGGAGTTTTCGTCGACGCCAACGAAGCCCTCGCCGTGATCATGGAGCGGCTGGAAAAGCCCGGTGATCCCAAGGTGCGGATCCACCGGGACCCCGACATCAAGCCCGAGCAATACCCCGAAATCCTCGACGGCGCCGAGATCGCGATCGTCGACCACACGGCGCTGCCGACCGAAGTCGCGAAGAAATGCACGGGGCTCAAGCACGTCGTCTTCCTCGGCACCGGCGCGCGCAGCTACATGAACCCGGAGGAGCTCGCCGAGCTCGGCATCTCCGTGCATCTGATCAAGGGCTATGGCGACACGGCGGTCGCCGAATCCGCGATCGCGCTGATGTGGTCCTCCGCCCGCGTCATCGCGATGATGGACCGCGAGATGCGCGCCGGCAATTGGCTGCGCGAGGACGGCATGCAGCTCACCGGCAAGACGCTCGGCCTGATCGGCTTCGGCGGCATCGCCGCGGAAGTTGCGCGCATCGCGTCCGGCTCAGGCATGAAGGTCATCGCCTGGAACCGCTCGCCGAAGAGCCATCCCGGCGTCGAGTTCACCGATCTCGACAGCGTCTTGGCGCGAAGCGACGTCGTATCGTTGCATCTGCTGCTCAACGATGAGACGCGCGGCATGATCACACACGAGAAGATCTTTGCGATGAAGCCTGGTGTCATCCTCGTCAACACCGCCCGCGCCGCGATCGTCGATGAAGCCGCCATGATCGACGCGTTGAAGTCGGGGCATATCCGCCATGCCGGCCTCGACGTCTTCAACACCGAACCGCTGCCGGCGGACCATCCGCTGACCAGGATTCCGAACGTGACGCTATCGGCGCATTCGGCCTTCCGCACGCCAGAGGCGAGCGAGAACCTGATTGAAGCGGCCTGGGTCCACTGCCGCCGCATCGTGAAAGGATAA
- a CDS encoding malate/lactate/ureidoglycolate dehydrogenase, with the protein MADYRTIKAEALNNAIHAIVKAGGSSDREAELVSTNLVEANLKGHDSHGVGMIPRYVQSVTNGGLTVNQHVKIVLDTGPLLTLDGLTGYGQVIGHEAMELAAERARRNGVCLVGLSNSHHIGRIGHWAEQCIDHGLVSIHFVNVISRPIVAPWGGSDARHGTNPFCVGIPRRGKDPIVLDFATSRIAQGKTRVAHNKGVELEPGTIIDNEGKPTTNPRYTVIPPHGAILPFGEHKGSGLALVCEILGGALSGGQVVKGPSDGKYNVLNGMLSIVIDPDKLGTGENLAREVESFVAWHTGSPPGPGVDKVKIAGEPERETKTKRLAEGIPVDPTTWQEILDAGKKFGLDQATIEKIAG; encoded by the coding sequence ATGGCCGACTACCGCACCATCAAGGCAGAGGCGCTTAACAACGCCATCCACGCCATCGTCAAGGCCGGCGGCTCCTCGGACCGCGAAGCCGAGCTCGTCTCCACCAACCTCGTCGAGGCCAATCTGAAGGGACACGACTCCCACGGCGTCGGCATGATCCCGCGCTATGTCCAGAGCGTCACCAATGGCGGCCTCACTGTGAACCAGCACGTCAAGATCGTGCTCGACACCGGTCCGCTTCTCACCCTCGACGGCCTCACCGGCTACGGCCAGGTGATCGGCCATGAAGCGATGGAGCTGGCGGCCGAGCGCGCCAGGCGCAACGGCGTGTGTCTCGTCGGCCTCTCCAACTCGCATCACATCGGCCGCATCGGCCACTGGGCCGAGCAGTGCATCGACCACGGGCTGGTCTCGATTCACTTCGTCAACGTGATCTCGCGCCCAATCGTGGCGCCCTGGGGCGGCAGCGATGCGCGCCACGGCACCAACCCGTTCTGCGTCGGCATCCCGCGCAGGGGCAAGGACCCGATTGTGCTCGACTTCGCCACCAGCAGGATCGCGCAAGGCAAGACCCGCGTCGCCCACAACAAGGGCGTCGAGCTCGAGCCCGGCACCATCATCGACAATGAGGGCAAGCCGACCACCAATCCGCGCTACACCGTGATCCCGCCGCACGGCGCCATCCTGCCGTTCGGCGAGCACAAGGGCTCGGGCCTCGCGCTGGTGTGCGAAATCCTCGGCGGCGCGCTCTCCGGCGGACAGGTGGTGAAGGGCCCGTCTGACGGCAAGTACAACGTCCTCAACGGCATGCTCTCGATCGTCATCGACCCGGACAAGCTCGGCACCGGCGAAAACCTCGCACGCGAAGTCGAGAGTTTTGTCGCCTGGCACACCGGCTCGCCTCCCGGCCCCGGCGTCGACAAGGTCAAGATCGCCGGCGAGCCCGAGCGCGAGACCAAGACCAAGCGCCTCGCTGAAGGCATTCCGGTCGATCCGACCACCTGGCAGGAGATTCTCGACGCCGGGAAGAAGTTCGGGCTGGACCAGGCGACGATCGAGAAGATCGCGGGCTGA
- a CDS encoding suppressor of fused domain protein: protein MLSRLAKFMSGSDRPSGSADLYRHRLAIYESELGEPEHSFTDSAERRIDIHAFGRDFVPVCQEGSDEGSVLLTNGMSEQRMSGVHGDAKPRAELMWYVREPTEEICANLRWLANLPFIDTTWFGFGHRVALPWPPVAGTDFQTFLFLTPIIGPDKSIAEALEIAGDPVEILTVNLISQQELGLIKSRGLDPFLDLLDENDYPPIFDPARKSYV, encoded by the coding sequence ATGCTCTCCCGTCTCGCAAAGTTCATGTCCGGCTCAGATCGGCCGTCAGGCTCGGCCGACCTCTATCGGCATCGGCTCGCGATCTATGAGAGCGAGCTTGGCGAGCCCGAGCACAGCTTCACCGACAGCGCCGAGCGCCGCATCGACATTCACGCCTTTGGCCGCGATTTCGTGCCGGTCTGCCAAGAGGGATCTGACGAAGGCTCCGTGCTTCTGACCAACGGCATGAGCGAGCAGCGGATGTCGGGCGTGCATGGGGACGCGAAACCGCGCGCCGAGCTGATGTGGTACGTCCGCGAGCCGACAGAGGAGATCTGCGCCAATCTGCGCTGGCTCGCCAATCTGCCGTTCATCGACACGACCTGGTTCGGCTTCGGTCACCGCGTCGCGCTGCCGTGGCCGCCGGTTGCGGGAACGGACTTCCAGACGTTTCTGTTTCTCACGCCGATCATCGGCCCGGATAAGAGCATCGCCGAGGCATTGGAGATCGCAGGCGATCCGGTGGAGATTTTGACGGTAAACCTGATCTCGCAGCAGGAGCTCGGGCTGATCAAGTCCAGGGGGCTCGATCCGTTTCTCGACCTGCTCGACGAGAACGACTATCCGCCGATCTTCGATCCGGCGCGGAAGTCGTATGTCTAG
- a CDS encoding tartrate dehydrogenase, with the protein MSKKQYRIAVIPGDGIGKEVMREGLRVLEAAAKKHGVSLHFDHFDFSSWDYYEKHGQMMPDDWKEKIGKHDAIYFGAVGWPAKIPDHVSLWGSLIKFRREFDQYVNLRPVRLMPGVPSPLANRKPGDIDFWVVRENTEGEYSSVGGRMFPDTDREFVTQQTVMTRTGVDRILKFAFELAQSRPKKHLTSATKSNGISITMPYWDERVEAMAKKFPGVKWDKYHIDILTANFVLHPDWFDVVVGSNLFGDILSDLGPACTGTIGIAPSGNINPEGDFPSVFEPVHGSAPDIAGQGIANPIGMIWSGAMMLEHLGEKVAGKSIVEAIERTLAERTLRTKDLGGNADTTACGKAVADMVD; encoded by the coding sequence ATGAGCAAGAAACAATACCGGATCGCAGTCATTCCCGGCGACGGCATCGGCAAGGAAGTGATGCGCGAAGGCCTGCGCGTTCTGGAGGCAGCGGCAAAGAAGCACGGCGTCTCGTTGCATTTCGACCATTTCGACTTCTCGTCCTGGGACTATTACGAGAAGCACGGCCAGATGATGCCCGATGACTGGAAGGAGAAGATCGGCAAGCACGATGCGATCTACTTCGGCGCGGTGGGCTGGCCGGCCAAGATTCCGGATCACGTCTCGCTGTGGGGTTCGCTGATCAAATTCCGCCGCGAGTTCGACCAGTATGTGAATTTGCGCCCGGTGCGGCTGATGCCCGGCGTGCCGTCGCCGCTGGCGAACCGCAAGCCCGGCGACATCGATTTCTGGGTGGTGCGCGAGAACACCGAAGGCGAGTATTCCTCGGTCGGCGGCCGCATGTTCCCGGACACCGACCGCGAGTTCGTGACGCAGCAGACGGTGATGACCCGCACCGGCGTCGACCGCATCCTGAAATTCGCGTTCGAGCTCGCGCAGTCGCGGCCGAAGAAGCACCTGACCTCGGCGACCAAGTCCAACGGCATCTCCATCACCATGCCCTATTGGGACGAGCGCGTGGAGGCGATGGCCAAGAAGTTCCCGGGCGTGAAGTGGGACAAGTACCACATTGACATTCTGACGGCGAATTTCGTGCTGCATCCGGACTGGTTCGACGTCGTGGTCGGCTCGAACCTGTTCGGCGACATCCTCTCCGACCTCGGCCCGGCCTGCACCGGCACCATCGGCATCGCGCCGTCGGGCAACATCAATCCCGAGGGCGATTTCCCGTCGGTGTTCGAGCCGGTGCACGGCTCGGCGCCCGACATCGCAGGGCAGGGCATCGCCAACCCGATCGGCATGATCTGGTCGGGCGCAATGATGCTCGAGCATCTCGGCGAGAAGGTTGCCGGCAAGTCGATTGTCGAGGCGATCGAGCGGACGCTCGCCGAGCGCACTCTGCGGACCAAAGATCTCGGCGGCAATGCCGACACCACGGCCTGCGGCAAGGCGGTCGCGGACATGGTGGATTGA
- a CDS encoding SDR family oxidoreductase: MDLHLRGKRVLITGASKGIGAAAAEAFAEEGAHLLLAARSGDQLKALAERLRSAHQIDAATSIVDLRKAEDIARLAREAAEIDILVNNAGDIPGGSIDKIDEATWRHAWELKVFGYINLTRHIYAQMKARGGGVIVNDIGAAGEKFDANYICGSAGNAALMAFTRALGGKSLADNIRVVGINPGPVGTDRHVTLLKTRAKHQFGDESRYKEFQKSLPLGRPAHAREIGDLMAFLASDRAGYTSGVIYTVDGGISAGWG; this comes from the coding sequence ATGGATCTGCATCTGCGTGGCAAGCGCGTCCTGATCACAGGCGCGTCCAAGGGCATTGGCGCCGCCGCCGCCGAGGCTTTCGCTGAAGAAGGCGCGCATCTCCTGCTCGCCGCCCGCAGCGGCGACCAGCTCAAGGCGCTGGCCGAGCGCCTGCGCTCCGCGCACCAGATCGATGCCGCAACCAGCATCGTGGATTTGCGCAAGGCCGAGGACATTGCGCGGCTCGCCAGAGAAGCGGCCGAGATCGATATCCTTGTCAACAACGCCGGCGACATTCCCGGCGGCTCGATCGACAAGATCGACGAGGCGACCTGGCGACACGCCTGGGAATTGAAAGTGTTCGGCTACATCAACCTGACGCGGCATATCTATGCGCAGATGAAGGCCAGGGGCGGCGGCGTGATCGTCAATGACATTGGTGCTGCCGGCGAGAAATTCGATGCCAACTATATCTGCGGCAGCGCCGGCAATGCCGCGCTGATGGCCTTCACCCGCGCGCTCGGGGGAAAAAGCCTCGCCGACAACATTCGCGTGGTCGGCATCAATCCCGGGCCCGTCGGCACCGACCGACACGTCACCCTGCTCAAGACCCGCGCAAAGCACCAGTTCGGTGACGAGAGCCGCTACAAGGAATTCCAGAAGAGCCTGCCGCTCGGCCGGCCTGCGCATGCGCGCGAGATCGGCGACCTCATGGCGTTCCTGGCGTCGGATCGCGCGGGCTATACGTCCGGCGTGATCTATACGGTGGACGGCGGCATCAGCGCGGGATGGGGTTGA
- a CDS encoding amidase family protein yields the protein MSQDLIRDTACTVVDKLRSGDVSPLELLDVVEKRVRDVDGKVNALPTLCFDRARDHAKALMQKPAGARGLLAGLPVPIKDLTDVAGVLNTQGSPIFRDNIPATSDLMVENLEANGAVVYAKSNTPEFGAGANTFNEVFGATLNPWDTSKSAAGSSGGAAVALATGMAWLAQGSDMGGSLRSPAAFCGVVGMRPSIGRVAHTPKSAIDRNLGVVGPMARSVEDLALLLDAMSGDYAADPLSLPAPLISFLSAAQSGKKPKRIAYSPDLGITPVDPEVKAITRKAAERFAEAGVIVEEAHPDWREAHECFHVLRAFDFAITKANLLRTKRDLLKPEVIWNIVEGLKLTVEQLARAEAQRVGMTARAIEFFKTYDLLLTPTTIVPPFPIEHRYVAECAGKKFENYVEWLGIVYAITLACCPSLSLPCGFTASGLPVGVQVVGAPRADAQVLAGAKVLEDILGLRGTTPIDPKVKA from the coding sequence TTGTCTCAAGACCTGATCCGCGACACCGCCTGCACCGTCGTCGACAAGCTGCGCTCCGGCGACGTCTCGCCGCTCGAACTGCTGGATGTGGTGGAGAAGCGCGTCAGGGACGTCGACGGCAAGGTCAACGCGCTGCCGACGCTGTGCTTCGATCGCGCGCGCGACCATGCCAAGGCGCTGATGCAGAAGCCGGCCGGCGCGCGCGGCCTGCTCGCGGGCCTGCCGGTTCCGATCAAGGACCTGACCGACGTCGCGGGCGTCCTGAACACCCAGGGCTCGCCGATCTTCAGGGATAACATCCCCGCAACGTCCGACCTCATGGTCGAGAACCTCGAGGCCAACGGCGCAGTGGTCTACGCCAAATCCAACACGCCCGAATTCGGCGCCGGCGCCAACACCTTCAACGAGGTGTTCGGCGCGACGCTCAATCCCTGGGATACGTCAAAGTCGGCGGCCGGCTCGTCCGGCGGCGCCGCAGTGGCGCTCGCCACCGGCATGGCCTGGCTCGCCCAGGGCTCCGACATGGGCGGCTCCCTGCGCAGCCCCGCGGCGTTCTGCGGCGTCGTCGGCATGCGGCCGAGCATCGGCCGCGTCGCGCACACCCCGAAATCGGCGATCGACCGCAATCTCGGCGTGGTCGGCCCGATGGCGCGCAGCGTCGAGGATCTCGCGCTGCTGCTCGATGCCATGAGCGGCGACTATGCCGCCGACCCGCTGTCGCTGCCGGCGCCTCTGATCTCGTTCCTGTCGGCCGCCCAATCGGGCAAGAAGCCGAAGCGCATCGCCTATTCGCCCGACCTCGGCATCACCCCTGTTGATCCCGAGGTGAAGGCGATCACGCGCAAGGCAGCGGAGCGTTTTGCCGAAGCCGGCGTCATCGTCGAGGAGGCGCATCCGGACTGGCGCGAGGCGCATGAATGCTTCCACGTACTGCGCGCCTTCGATTTTGCGATCACCAAGGCCAACCTCCTGCGCACCAAGCGCGACCTGCTCAAGCCCGAGGTGATCTGGAACATCGTGGAGGGCCTCAAGCTCACGGTCGAGCAACTCGCGCGCGCCGAAGCGCAGCGCGTCGGCATGACCGCGCGCGCGATCGAGTTCTTCAAGACCTACGATCTGTTGCTGACGCCGACGACAATCGTGCCGCCGTTCCCGATCGAGCACCGCTATGTCGCCGAATGCGCCGGCAAGAAATTCGAGAACTACGTCGAATGGCTCGGCATCGTCTACGCGATCACCCTCGCCTGCTGCCCGTCGCTGTCACTGCCTTGCGGCTTCACAGCCTCGGGCCTGCCGGTCGGCGTGCAGGTGGTCGGCGCCCCGCGCGCGGATGCGCAGGTGCTCGCGGGCGCAAAGGTGCTGGAGGATATTCTGGGCCTGCGCGGGACGACGCCGATCGACCCGAAGGTCAAGGCATGA
- a CDS encoding amino acid ABC transporter permease, with product MTAITDIPDAPRAARRPQAGNPVLRWLRTNLFSSIPNGILTVVLLALLAKGIFSFVQWGIANAVWVTPANDSSACRAARGIGACWAIIPEKYRFILFGTYPFDEQWRPALSVVLFIALYYVSTRRALWRRELVYLWIGALALISVLMWGGVFGLSFVSQDRWGGLPVTLILATFGLAFGFPLGILIALGRRSRLPAIRSLSVLYVELIRGVPLVSLLFMASVMFPLFMPAGFNIDKLLRAQIAIILFAGAYLAEVIRGGLQAVPRGQYEAADALGLSYWRKHRLIILPQAIRHVIPPLVNTFIAFFKDTSLVLIIGIFDLLTTAKTAIIDPAWQQFSVEVYIFVAAIYFVFCFAMSRYSRSLEAHTAAR from the coding sequence ATGACCGCGATCACCGACATCCCCGATGCACCGCGTGCCGCGCGCCGCCCGCAGGCAGGCAATCCGGTGCTGCGCTGGCTGCGCACGAACCTGTTCTCGTCGATCCCGAACGGCATCCTCACGGTCGTGCTGCTGGCGCTGCTCGCCAAGGGCATCTTCAGCTTCGTGCAATGGGGCATCGCAAATGCGGTCTGGGTGACGCCCGCGAACGACTCCAGCGCCTGTCGTGCCGCGCGTGGCATCGGTGCCTGCTGGGCGATCATCCCCGAAAAATACCGCTTCATCCTGTTCGGCACCTATCCGTTCGACGAGCAGTGGCGGCCGGCGCTGTCGGTCGTGCTGTTCATCGCGCTGTATTATGTCTCGACCCGTCGCGCCCTGTGGCGGCGCGAGCTGGTCTATCTCTGGATCGGCGCACTGGCGCTGATCAGCGTGCTGATGTGGGGCGGCGTGTTCGGGCTCTCCTTCGTCTCGCAGGATCGCTGGGGCGGCCTGCCGGTGACGCTAATCCTGGCGACGTTCGGGTTGGCGTTCGGCTTCCCGCTCGGCATCCTGATCGCGCTAGGCCGGCGCTCAAGACTGCCGGCGATCCGCTCGCTCAGCGTGCTCTATGTCGAGCTGATCCGCGGCGTGCCGCTGGTGAGCCTGCTGTTCATGGCGAGCGTGATGTTTCCGCTGTTCATGCCCGCCGGCTTCAACATCGACAAGCTCTTGCGCGCGCAGATCGCGATCATCCTGTTTGCCGGGGCCTATCTTGCCGAGGTCATCCGCGGTGGCCTCCAGGCCGTGCCGCGTGGGCAGTATGAAGCGGCGGATGCGCTGGGACTGTCCTATTGGCGCAAGCACCGGCTGATCATCCTGCCGCAGGCGATCCGCCACGTCATTCCGCCGCTGGTCAACACCTTCATTGCCTTCTTCAAGGACACCAGCCTCGTCCTGATCATCGGCATCTTCGATCTGCTGACGACAGCGAAAACCGCGATCATCGATCCGGCCTGGCAGCAGTTTTCGGTCGAGGTCTATATCTTCGTCGCCGCGATCTATTTCGTGTTTTGCTTTGCGATGTCGCGCTACAGCCGGAGCCTGGAGGCTCACACCGCCGCGAGGTAA
- a CDS encoding ABC transporter permease subunit (The N-terminal region of this protein, as described by TIGR01726, is a three transmembrane segment that identifies a subfamily of ABC transporter permease subunits, which specificities that include histidine, arginine, glutamine, glutamate, L-cystine (sic), the opines (in Agrobacterium) octopine and nopaline, etc.) produces MTSDTPRPPPRRRLFGAWGPRELKGLFWQVLVVGIAVAIIAFLWSNTVTNLTARRITTGFAFLGREAGMPIADSLLAYSPRDTYLWAFVVGVANTLRVAVIGIVLATVLGTLIGISRLSANWLLSRLAAVYVETLRDIPLLLQLLFWYVLMQALPAARAAWRPVEGVFLSNRGLILPAVPIGLPQLWVLGTAVLGLAVYYLIRRRLIAEQMRDGKPRPAWPFALGLIVVLPAAVSLLLGVSWTIEWPQLRGFNFVGGLTLAPEYFALLIALVTYTSAFIAEIVRSGIQSVPRGQWDAANALGLRRSFMLRQIILPQALRVIVPPMTSQYLNLTKNSSLAVAIGYQDVVSVANTTLNQTGQAIEAIALIMAVFLTISLSISFFMNWYNARIALVER; encoded by the coding sequence GTGACATCCGACACGCCAAGACCGCCGCCGCGTCGCCGCTTGTTCGGCGCATGGGGCCCCCGCGAGCTGAAGGGCCTGTTCTGGCAGGTGCTGGTGGTCGGGATCGCGGTTGCGATCATCGCCTTCCTCTGGTCCAACACCGTCACCAATCTCACCGCCCGCCGCATCACGACCGGCTTTGCCTTCCTCGGCCGCGAGGCCGGCATGCCCATCGCGGACAGCCTGCTCGCCTATAGCCCGAGGGATACGTATCTCTGGGCGTTCGTCGTCGGCGTCGCCAACACCTTGCGCGTCGCGGTGATCGGCATCGTGCTCGCCACCGTCCTGGGCACGCTGATCGGCATCTCCAGGCTGTCCGCCAACTGGCTGCTGTCGCGGCTCGCCGCCGTCTATGTCGAGACGCTCCGCGACATCCCGCTGCTGCTCCAGCTTCTGTTCTGGTACGTGCTCATGCAGGCGCTGCCGGCCGCTCGCGCGGCGTGGCGGCCGGTCGAGGGCGTGTTCCTGTCCAATCGCGGCCTGATCCTGCCGGCGGTCCCGATTGGCCTGCCGCAGCTGTGGGTGCTCGGCACGGCCGTGCTCGGGCTCGCCGTATACTATCTCATCCGGCGACGGTTGATCGCGGAGCAGATGCGCGACGGCAAACCGCGGCCGGCCTGGCCCTTTGCGCTTGGTCTCATTGTCGTGCTTCCGGCGGCAGTCTCGCTTTTGCTCGGCGTATCCTGGACAATCGAGTGGCCGCAGCTGCGCGGCTTCAACTTCGTCGGCGGGCTCACGCTCGCGCCGGAATATTTCGCGCTGCTGATCGCGCTCGTCACCTACACCTCGGCCTTCATCGCCGAGATCGTGCGCAGCGGCATTCAGTCGGTGCCGCGCGGCCAGTGGGATGCCGCCAATGCGCTTGGCCTCCGCCGCAGCTTCATGCTGCGGCAGATCATCCTGCCGCAGGCACTGCGCGTCATCGTGCCACCGATGACGAGCCAATATCTCAATCTCACCAAGAACTCCTCGCTCGCGGTCGCGATCGGTTACCAGGACGTTGTCTCGGTCGCCAACACCACGCTGAACCAGACCGGGCAGGCGATCGAGGCGATCGCGCTGATCATGGCGGTGTTCCTGACCATCAGCCTGTCCATCAGCTTCTTCATGAACTGGTACAATGCGCGCATCGCGCTGGTGGAGCGCTGA
- a CDS encoding MurR/RpiR family transcriptional regulator → MAEPAKSSPLSELRIALPSLPLRLQEVGRFVAANDYDATTRSMRDLAAEAGADPAAFTRLAKAIGYSGWDELRAALTEARRPSQTSPFSARAKGRRHGPNADVALVIDKLAAEGAGLPRIPAQPIAEAARALHEAKRIWIAGYRSCRSVAELLNYELRLFRPEQVQLVGASGPDDLDLGAFRPGEAVIVVGFLPYTNASVRVAQAAHRAGATLIAIADSLSAPMAEGADQVLLFEAASSPGFFPSLTGAIAIAQSLAAVTFSLGGTAAKKRLEHTEARLAAASTYVSEKG, encoded by the coding sequence ATGGCCGAGCCCGCGAAATCCTCGCCTTTGAGCGAACTGCGCATCGCATTGCCATCGCTTCCCCTGCGCCTGCAGGAGGTCGGCCGCTTCGTCGCCGCCAATGATTACGACGCCACCACCCGCTCGATGCGCGACCTCGCCGCGGAAGCCGGCGCCGATCCCGCCGCGTTCACACGGCTTGCCAAGGCGATCGGCTATTCCGGCTGGGACGAGCTGCGCGCGGCGCTGACCGAAGCGCGGCGGCCGTCGCAGACCTCGCCTTTCTCCGCCAGGGCGAAGGGCCGGCGTCATGGCCCCAACGCCGATGTCGCGCTCGTCATCGACAAGCTCGCGGCCGAAGGCGCCGGCCTGCCACGTATTCCGGCACAACCCATCGCGGAAGCGGCCCGTGCGCTGCACGAGGCCAAGCGAATCTGGATCGCCGGCTACCGCAGCTGCCGCAGCGTCGCGGAGCTGTTGAACTACGAGCTGCGGCTGTTCCGCCCGGAACAGGTGCAGCTCGTCGGCGCATCCGGCCCCGACGATCTCGATCTCGGCGCCTTCCGTCCTGGCGAAGCCGTCATCGTCGTCGGCTTCCTGCCCTACACGAACGCGAGCGTGCGGGTCGCGCAAGCCGCTCATCGCGCTGGCGCAACGTTGATCGCGATCGCGGACAGCCTCTCGGCACCGATGGCCGAGGGCGCCGACCAGGTGCTGCTGTTCGAGGCGGCCTCGTCTCCCGGCTTCTTCCCCAGCCTTACCGGCGCCATCGCGATCGCGCAGTCGCTCGCTGCGGTGACGTTCTCGCTCGGCGGCACCGCCGCGAAGAAGCGCCTGGAGCATACCGAAGCGCGGCTCGCCGCGGCCTCTACCTACGTCTCAGAGAAAGGTTGA